A section of the Microbacterium forte genome encodes:
- a CDS encoding 3-hydroxyacyl-CoA dehydrogenase, which produces MKNITVLGTGVLGSQIAFQTAFHGFDVVAYDIDQPALDRAAERFEGLAARYVADGVENAADGAAQAAIGRIRLTSDLAEAAASADLIIEAVPENLELKQGIYRTLADAAPATTIFATNSSTLLPSALAESTGRPDRFLALHFANEIWSHNTAEIMGTPATDPAVYDAVVEFATRIGMVPIQIKKEKAGYLLNSLLVPFLQAGAELLVDGIAEPEAIDATWRIGTGSPAGPFEIYDIVGLTTAYNISRMGGEKQQRFAELLKEQYIDKGKLGVATSEGFYSYPRES; this is translated from the coding sequence ATGAAGAACATCACTGTTCTCGGCACCGGCGTGCTCGGATCGCAGATCGCGTTCCAGACCGCCTTCCACGGTTTCGACGTCGTCGCCTACGACATCGATCAGCCTGCGCTCGACCGCGCGGCCGAGCGGTTCGAGGGTCTCGCCGCGCGTTACGTCGCCGACGGTGTCGAGAACGCCGCAGACGGCGCCGCCCAGGCGGCGATCGGCCGCATCCGGCTCACGTCCGACCTCGCGGAAGCCGCAGCCTCTGCCGACCTGATCATCGAGGCCGTGCCGGAGAACCTCGAGCTCAAGCAGGGCATCTACCGGACTCTCGCAGACGCCGCGCCGGCGACGACCATCTTCGCGACGAACTCGTCGACTCTGCTCCCCAGTGCGCTCGCGGAGTCGACGGGGCGCCCCGACCGTTTCCTCGCCCTGCACTTCGCGAACGAGATCTGGTCGCACAACACCGCGGAGATCATGGGCACGCCGGCCACCGACCCGGCGGTCTACGACGCCGTGGTGGAATTCGCCACCCGGATCGGCATGGTGCCGATCCAGATCAAGAAGGAGAAGGCCGGATACCTGCTGAACTCGCTGCTCGTGCCCTTCCTCCAGGCCGGAGCCGAGCTGCTGGTCGACGGGATCGCCGAACCCGAGGCGATCGATGCGACATGGCGGATCGGCACGGGCTCCCCGGCCGGCCCGTTCGAGATCTACGACATCGTCGGACTGACCACGGCATACAACATCTCCCGCATGGGAGGCGAGAAGCAGCAGCGCTTCGCCGAGCTGCTCAAAGAGCAGTACATCGACAAGGGCAAGCTGGGCGTGGCGACGAGCGAGGGTTTCTACAGCTACCCGCGAGAGAGCTGA
- a CDS encoding DNA topoisomerase IB, translating to MALTRVVPGETPGIRRVRSGSGFRYVDAGNTPVVEADRERIRDLAIPPAWKDVWIAADPLAHIQAVGTDDAGRRQYLYHPLWRTGRDQRKFARALKLAAALPAARAKVTRAIGEPGLTRERALAVSFRLLDDAALRIGSERYLVKHGSRGLSTLRRRDVRIDGSDVSLSFPAKSKQLAAIEISDAALAEALSEFAVGSPRAPLLAYRKGRRRVRLTSTEVNDYLRQVAGASFTAKDFRTLHGTILAADALARIGRLETKNERRRAERLAVQATASALGNTLAVARGSYIDPRVFRLYARGRTLDLTVSPETAIRKLLGR from the coding sequence ATGGCGCTCACGAGAGTCGTTCCGGGCGAGACACCAGGAATCCGCCGTGTGCGATCCGGGTCAGGGTTCCGATACGTCGACGCGGGCAACACCCCCGTCGTCGAGGCCGACAGGGAGCGCATCCGCGACCTCGCGATACCCCCGGCGTGGAAGGACGTGTGGATCGCCGCCGATCCGCTCGCTCATATCCAGGCGGTCGGCACCGACGATGCGGGACGACGTCAGTACCTCTACCACCCGCTCTGGCGCACGGGGAGGGATCAGCGCAAGTTCGCGCGGGCGCTCAAGCTCGCTGCGGCGCTGCCTGCGGCCAGGGCCAAGGTCACGCGCGCCATCGGCGAGCCGGGTCTGACACGAGAGCGAGCACTCGCGGTCTCCTTCCGGCTCCTCGATGACGCCGCGCTGCGCATCGGCTCCGAGCGCTACCTCGTGAAGCACGGCAGTCGGGGGCTGAGCACCCTCCGGCGACGGGACGTGCGCATCGACGGCAGCGACGTGTCCCTGAGCTTCCCCGCGAAGAGCAAGCAGCTCGCCGCGATCGAGATCTCCGACGCCGCCCTCGCCGAGGCGCTGTCGGAGTTCGCCGTCGGCTCGCCGCGTGCGCCTCTGCTCGCGTACCGCAAGGGTCGCCGCCGCGTCCGACTCACGTCGACCGAGGTCAACGACTATCTCCGGCAGGTGGCCGGGGCATCGTTCACTGCGAAGGACTTCCGCACGCTGCACGGCACGATCCTCGCGGCTGACGCCCTCGCGCGGATCGGCCGACTCGAGACGAAGAACGAGCGGCGGCGTGCCGAGCGCCTCGCCGTGCAGGCGACGGCGTCAGCGCTCGGCAACACCCTCGCGGTGGCCAGGGGTAGCTACATCGATCCGCGCGTGTTCCGGCTCTACGCGCGCGGTCGCACTCTCGATCTCACGGTGTCGCCTGAGACGGCGATCCGCAAGCTCCTCGGGCGCTGA
- the gltX gene encoding glutamate--tRNA ligase — translation MATPHPLTTTASGADVRVRFCPSPTGLPHVGMVRTALFNWAYARHNGGKMVFRIEDTDAARDSEESFRQLVDALTWLKIDWDEGVEVGGPHAPYRQSERHDIYRGVIDKLLASGALYESFSTAEEIDARNEAAGRAKQLGYDNHDRDLTAEQKDAFRAEGRQPALRLRVPDEDLTYVDLIRGEVTFPAGSFPDFVVVRPNGIPLYTFVNPVDDALMGITHVLRGEDLMPSTARQLALYAALIDAEVTTFVPRFAHMPLVLGETGNKKLSKRDPQADLFLHRDRGFIHEGLLNYLALLGWSIGHDRDVFSLEEFTEAFDIVDVNPNPARFDQKKAESINGDHIRKLDEKDFAERTIPYLAAAGLFDEPTHEQLVLAFRVAPLVQERVQLLGDVPGMVGFLFTDDVSYDADALKGLPANAAEVLDACVVALEPVTEFTPEKIQEALAEALVEKLELKPRIAYGPPRVAITGRRISPPLFESMELLGKDESLRRLRSLSAFLAN, via the coding sequence ATGGCTACCCCGCACCCCCTCACCACGACCGCCAGTGGCGCCGACGTCCGCGTCCGCTTCTGCCCCTCTCCGACCGGACTGCCGCACGTCGGCATGGTCCGCACGGCCCTCTTCAACTGGGCGTACGCCCGCCACAACGGCGGCAAGATGGTGTTCCGCATCGAGGACACCGACGCCGCCCGAGACAGCGAGGAGAGCTTCCGGCAGCTGGTCGACGCTCTGACCTGGCTGAAGATCGACTGGGATGAGGGTGTCGAGGTCGGTGGACCCCACGCTCCCTACCGTCAGTCCGAGCGCCACGACATCTATCGCGGCGTGATCGACAAGCTCCTCGCATCCGGCGCTCTGTATGAGAGCTTCTCGACCGCGGAGGAGATCGACGCTCGCAACGAGGCTGCCGGGCGGGCGAAGCAGCTCGGGTACGACAACCATGACCGCGACCTCACGGCGGAGCAGAAGGACGCCTTCCGGGCCGAAGGGCGTCAGCCCGCACTCCGCCTGCGTGTGCCGGACGAGGACCTCACCTACGTCGACCTGATCCGGGGCGAGGTGACATTCCCCGCAGGTTCCTTCCCGGACTTCGTGGTGGTGCGTCCGAACGGCATCCCGCTGTACACCTTCGTGAACCCGGTCGACGACGCGCTGATGGGCATCACGCACGTCCTGCGCGGCGAAGACCTGATGCCCTCGACGGCTCGCCAGCTGGCGCTCTACGCGGCGCTCATCGATGCGGAGGTCACCACCTTCGTGCCCCGCTTCGCCCACATGCCTCTGGTGCTCGGCGAGACCGGCAACAAGAAGCTTTCCAAGCGCGACCCGCAGGCCGATCTGTTCCTGCATCGGGATCGCGGCTTCATCCACGAGGGACTGCTGAACTACCTCGCGCTCCTCGGCTGGTCGATCGGTCACGACCGCGACGTGTTCTCGCTCGAGGAGTTCACCGAGGCGTTCGACATCGTCGACGTGAATCCGAACCCGGCACGCTTCGACCAGAAGAAGGCCGAGTCGATCAACGGCGACCACATCCGCAAGCTCGACGAGAAGGACTTCGCCGAGAGGACGATCCCCTACCTCGCTGCCGCCGGCCTCTTCGATGAGCCGACGCACGAGCAGCTCGTGCTCGCCTTCCGCGTCGCACCGCTCGTGCAGGAGCGCGTGCAGTTGCTCGGCGATGTGCCCGGCATGGTGGGGTTCCTGTTCACCGACGACGTCTCGTATGATGCCGACGCGCTCAAGGGGCTGCCCGCGAACGCCGCCGAGGTCCTCGACGCCTGCGTCGTCGCCCTCGAGCCGGTGACCGAGTTCACTCCAGAGAAGATCCAGGAGGCTCTCGCGGAGGCGCTCGTCGAGAAGCTCGAGCTCAAGCCCCGCATCGCCTACGGCCCTCCGCGCGTCGCGATCACCGGTCGTCGGATCTCGCCGCCGCTGTTCGAGTCCATGGAGCTCCTGGGCAAGGACGAGTCGCTGCGGCGCCTCCGGTCGCTGTCGGCGTTCCTCGCGAACTGA
- a CDS encoding acyl-CoA dehydrogenase family protein, whose translation MTITDAVTTGLSDRWLSAPRPQTSLEWIERAEEVADILAVDAVERDRANATPRAEVQLLKDSGLVTLLGPRVHGGAGESWETAYRVIRAVARGDGSIGQVLGYHYLWAWAARLVGTDEQIAAIEELYTANDYVFGGAVNPRDSDLVIREDGDDLVFSGRKSFSTGGRISDLTVLEGVLEGTETHIFAIVPTAQEGIVFGNDWDNLGQRLTESGSVEIRDVRVPWAAAAGFVDRVFQPLTYNTLNVPTIQLVFANFYLGIAQGALETASAYTRSTTRPWPYGGDDKQHATDEWYLLEGYGELASKLWADEALLDAVGSEISAVLHAPREDLTARRRGEIAVRIAAGKLRIVDDGLEVATKIYELTGARASANSVGLDIFWRNLRTHSLHDPIAYKKREVGDYVLRNEVPEPTWYT comes from the coding sequence GTGACAATCACGGATGCAGTGACGACAGGCCTCAGCGATCGCTGGCTGAGCGCACCGAGACCTCAGACCAGCCTCGAATGGATCGAGCGCGCCGAGGAGGTTGCGGACATCCTCGCGGTGGACGCCGTCGAGAGGGACCGCGCGAACGCGACACCTCGTGCAGAGGTGCAGCTGCTCAAGGACTCGGGTCTGGTCACTCTGCTCGGCCCGCGCGTCCATGGCGGCGCGGGCGAGAGCTGGGAGACCGCGTACCGGGTGATCAGAGCGGTGGCCCGCGGCGACGGCTCGATCGGGCAGGTCCTCGGGTACCACTACCTCTGGGCATGGGCGGCGCGTCTCGTCGGAACCGACGAGCAGATCGCCGCGATCGAGGAGCTGTACACCGCGAACGACTACGTCTTCGGCGGCGCGGTGAACCCGCGCGACTCCGATCTGGTGATCCGCGAAGACGGCGACGACCTCGTGTTCTCCGGCCGGAAGTCCTTCTCCACCGGTGGTCGGATCTCGGACCTGACGGTCCTCGAAGGGGTCCTCGAAGGCACCGAGACGCACATCTTCGCGATCGTGCCCACGGCGCAGGAGGGAATCGTCTTCGGGAACGACTGGGACAACCTGGGCCAGCGGCTCACCGAATCAGGGTCCGTCGAGATCCGCGACGTGCGCGTCCCCTGGGCAGCGGCAGCCGGTTTCGTCGACCGGGTGTTCCAGCCTCTGACCTACAACACGCTGAACGTGCCGACCATCCAGCTCGTGTTCGCGAACTTCTACCTCGGCATCGCACAGGGTGCACTCGAGACGGCATCCGCCTACACCCGATCGACCACTCGACCGTGGCCGTACGGCGGCGACGACAAGCAGCACGCGACGGACGAGTGGTACCTGCTCGAGGGCTACGGCGAACTGGCCTCGAAGCTGTGGGCGGATGAGGCGCTGCTGGATGCCGTGGGCTCCGAGATCAGCGCGGTGCTGCATGCTCCACGAGAAGACCTCACTGCACGCCGACGCGGCGAGATCGCCGTGCGCATCGCAGCGGGGAAGCTGCGCATCGTCGACGACGGCCTGGAGGTCGCCACGAAGATCTACGAGCTCACCGGTGCCAGAGCGTCGGCCAACTCTGTCGGCCTCGACATCTTCTGGCGCAACCTGCGCACGCACAGCCTGCACGACCCGATCGCGTACAAGAAGCGGGAGGTCGGCGACTACGTGCTGCGCAACGAGGTGCCTGAGCCGACCTGGTACACCTGA
- a CDS encoding class I SAM-dependent methyltransferase, translated as MKDWAGTGRAYADSYASLCVGTAGTLLGRLGDPAGRSLLDVGSGTGLLTAAFTDAGWDTTGCEPEPTMREVALRQHPAMRVRDGALPSLPFEDAEFDAVVANFVLNHVADPRASAGELLRVSAGRVAATIWTNSPTWLWREVCQRAALVPTEGERLPPEKDFERTVDGFARMLDDAGWMRPRVSEITWTWSADATALWVSAEGGVGGAGQFYRALDDTGRRSFRAAFESVCAERSIAGRLPLVHSAAVAVASRG; from the coding sequence ATGAAGGACTGGGCGGGCACGGGGCGGGCATACGCCGATTCCTATGCCTCGCTGTGCGTCGGCACGGCGGGGACTCTGCTCGGGCGGCTCGGAGACCCTGCGGGTCGCTCGCTGCTCGATGTCGGTTCCGGAACCGGTCTCCTCACGGCCGCATTCACGGATGCCGGATGGGATACGACAGGGTGCGAGCCCGAGCCGACGATGCGGGAGGTCGCGCTGCGGCAGCACCCGGCGATGCGGGTGCGCGACGGAGCGCTGCCGTCGCTGCCGTTCGAGGACGCGGAGTTCGATGCGGTCGTGGCGAACTTCGTGTTGAACCACGTCGCCGACCCCCGCGCATCGGCCGGAGAGCTTCTCCGCGTCTCTGCCGGCCGCGTGGCGGCCACGATCTGGACGAACTCGCCGACCTGGCTCTGGCGAGAGGTGTGCCAGCGCGCGGCGCTCGTCCCGACCGAGGGCGAGCGGCTTCCGCCGGAGAAGGACTTCGAGCGGACCGTCGACGGCTTCGCGAGGATGCTCGACGATGCGGGCTGGATGCGCCCGCGGGTGTCGGAGATCACCTGGACGTGGTCGGCGGATGCGACTGCGCTGTGGGTGTCAGCCGAAGGAGGCGTCGGGGGAGCGGGCCAGTTCTACCGAGCGCTCGACGACACCGGTCGGCGCTCGTTCCGTGCTGCCTTCGAGTCGGTGTGCGCCGAGCGATCGATCGCCGGCCGCCTGCCGCTGGTGCATTCTGCCGCGGTTGCCGTGGCGTCGCGCGGCTGA
- a CDS encoding MFS transporter, which produces MTVVALTAAQQAAVQRRTVLVLSSGQVLGGIAFGATVSLGALLAADISGSDALSGLATASVTLGAAVCAIPLARLAARVGRRRALTLGNLFALVGIAVVILAASLRVFPLLLVGILMIGAGNAGNLQSRFAATDLAAPQHRGRDLSIVVWATTIGGVAGPLLLGPGEIVGAAIGMPPQTGSYVFSFVAQCAALILYLVALRPDPLLAAQRLASAAAAGATGKAFADRPVVARYAMFAVAGSHVVMASVMAMTPVHLAHMAHGAHGMAPTPADVSALVGITIALHVGGMYALSPLFGILADRWGRLRVVLLGQVLLGAALAFGVFANDREWGVIVALILLGLGWSAATVAGAALLTESSAPEIRTRRQGRSDSLMSLSAAAGAVLAGVVLSNFDYAGLGIAASVIVVAIVALSPLGRPRR; this is translated from the coding sequence ATGACCGTGGTCGCCCTGACGGCGGCTCAGCAGGCAGCGGTCCAGCGGAGAACCGTGCTGGTTCTCTCGTCTGGCCAGGTGCTCGGCGGCATCGCGTTCGGGGCGACCGTGTCGCTCGGCGCGCTGCTCGCCGCCGACATCTCCGGCAGCGACGCTTTGTCGGGACTCGCGACCGCATCGGTCACGCTGGGCGCCGCAGTGTGCGCGATCCCTCTCGCTCGCCTCGCCGCCAGGGTGGGGCGTCGCCGTGCACTGACGCTCGGCAATCTGTTCGCGCTCGTGGGGATCGCCGTCGTGATCCTCGCGGCGTCGCTGCGGGTGTTCCCGCTGCTGCTGGTCGGCATCCTCATGATCGGCGCCGGGAACGCGGGCAATCTGCAGTCGCGATTCGCCGCCACCGACCTCGCCGCGCCGCAGCACCGAGGGCGGGACCTCTCGATCGTCGTGTGGGCGACCACCATCGGCGGGGTCGCGGGCCCCCTGCTGCTCGGACCGGGTGAGATCGTGGGTGCCGCGATCGGCATGCCGCCTCAGACCGGTTCCTACGTCTTCTCGTTCGTCGCTCAATGCGCCGCGCTCATCCTGTATCTCGTGGCGCTGCGGCCAGATCCTCTTCTGGCCGCGCAGAGGCTCGCCTCAGCGGCTGCTGCGGGGGCTACAGGCAAGGCGTTCGCCGACAGGCCGGTGGTGGCTCGCTACGCGATGTTCGCAGTCGCCGGTTCGCACGTCGTGATGGCGTCCGTCATGGCGATGACTCCTGTGCATCTCGCGCACATGGCGCACGGCGCGCACGGAATGGCTCCCACACCGGCCGATGTCTCGGCTCTCGTCGGCATCACCATCGCCCTGCATGTCGGCGGCATGTATGCGCTGTCGCCGCTCTTCGGCATCCTCGCCGACCGGTGGGGGCGGCTGCGTGTGGTCCTGCTGGGGCAGGTGCTCCTCGGGGCAGCCCTGGCGTTCGGCGTGTTCGCGAATGATCGGGAGTGGGGCGTGATCGTGGCTCTGATCCTGTTGGGGCTCGGATGGAGCGCGGCGACCGTCGCAGGGGCCGCGCTGCTGACCGAGTCGAGCGCCCCCGAGATCCGCACACGCAGGCAGGGTCGCAGCGACTCGCTCATGAGCCTCTCGGCAGCTGCCGGCGCGGTGCTCGCGGGCGTGGTGCTCTCGAACTTCGACTATGCCGGACTGGGCATCGCCGCGTCTGTCATCGTCGTCGCCATCGTCGCGCTCTCTCCTCTCGGGCGTCCGAGGCGATGA
- a CDS encoding fumarylacetoacetate hydrolase family protein — MKIARFSHDDAILFGIVDDTDLVVLAGDPLFAGYEPTGDRVPIADAVILAPVIPRSKIVCVGKNYHDHAAEMGGVAPEEPLLFLKPNTAVIGPGDAIVRPSISGQTEYEGELAVVIGRVAKNVKAADALDHVLGYTIANDVTARDLQRKDGQWARAKGFDTFCPLGPTISTEFDPSVATIETRVNGEVRQKAPLTNMIHSVEAIIEHASEAFTLLPGDAILTGTPAGVGEFVAGDTVEVEITGLGILRNTVRDAVRPS, encoded by the coding sequence ATGAAGATCGCCCGATTCAGCCATGACGACGCCATCCTCTTCGGGATCGTCGACGACACCGACCTGGTCGTCCTCGCGGGCGATCCGCTCTTCGCCGGGTACGAACCCACCGGAGACCGAGTCCCGATCGCGGACGCGGTGATCCTGGCGCCGGTCATCCCTCGATCCAAGATCGTGTGCGTCGGCAAGAACTACCACGACCACGCCGCTGAGATGGGGGGAGTCGCCCCCGAGGAGCCGCTGCTGTTCCTCAAGCCCAACACCGCCGTCATCGGCCCGGGCGACGCGATCGTGCGCCCGTCGATCTCAGGGCAGACCGAATACGAGGGCGAGCTGGCGGTCGTGATCGGACGGGTCGCGAAGAACGTGAAGGCGGCGGATGCCCTCGACCACGTGCTCGGCTACACGATCGCCAACGATGTCACGGCGCGCGACCTTCAGCGCAAGGACGGCCAGTGGGCTCGGGCCAAGGGCTTCGACACGTTCTGCCCTCTCGGTCCGACCATCAGCACGGAGTTCGATCCGTCGGTGGCGACGATCGAGACCCGGGTCAACGGCGAGGTCCGTCAGAAGGCGCCTCTGACCAACATGATCCACTCCGTCGAGGCGATCATCGAGCATGCATCCGAGGCCTTCACCCTGCTGCCGGGTGACGCCATCCTGACCGGCACGCCGGCTGGTGTGGGGGAGTTCGTCGCCGGCGACACCGTCGAGGTCGAGATCACCGGTCTGGGTATTCTGCGCAACACCGTGCGCGACGCCGTGCGCCCATCATGA
- a CDS encoding branched-chain amino acid aminotransferase, with protein MTTIDAETTVAPLEFAVTKNLAAATAGRVAEVHENPGFGVVFTDHMVDICWSAKGGWHRPRVQPYGPIPLDPAASVLHYAQEIFEGIKAYRHADGSIHTFRPDRNAARLQASARRLALPELPTEYFIQSLREIIAVDGRWVPSGADQSLYLRPFMFAKEAFLGVRAAQKVAYYVIASPAGAYFSGGVKPVRIWLSEDYARAGKGGTGKAKTGGNYASSLLAQSEASSKGCDQVVFLDEQRNVEELGGMNVVFVFKDGRVVTPESDSILEGITRDSLLQLAEDRGYTVEKRPISIDEWHEGVASGDIVEVFACGTAAVVTPIGALVGEGFDEPQPLGELALSLREELTDIQYGRREDKHGWLLRLDA; from the coding sequence ATGACGACCATCGACGCCGAGACCACCGTGGCTCCACTGGAGTTCGCTGTGACCAAGAACCTGGCCGCCGCGACGGCCGGCCGTGTCGCCGAGGTTCATGAGAACCCCGGCTTCGGCGTGGTCTTCACCGATCACATGGTCGACATCTGCTGGTCGGCGAAGGGCGGATGGCACCGCCCGCGCGTGCAGCCGTACGGACCGATCCCGCTCGACCCCGCCGCCTCCGTGCTGCACTATGCGCAGGAGATCTTCGAGGGCATCAAGGCCTACCGTCACGCAGACGGGTCGATCCACACCTTCCGCCCTGACCGCAACGCCGCACGACTCCAGGCCAGCGCCCGTCGACTCGCGCTGCCGGAGCTGCCCACCGAGTACTTCATCCAGTCGCTTCGCGAGATCATCGCGGTCGACGGGCGCTGGGTGCCGTCCGGCGCCGACCAGAGCCTCTACCTGCGCCCGTTCATGTTCGCCAAAGAGGCGTTCCTCGGTGTCCGAGCCGCGCAGAAGGTCGCCTATTACGTGATCGCAAGCCCGGCCGGCGCATATTTCAGCGGCGGCGTGAAGCCCGTGCGCATCTGGCTCTCCGAGGACTACGCACGCGCCGGCAAGGGGGGCACGGGCAAGGCCAAGACGGGCGGCAACTACGCGTCGAGCCTGCTCGCACAGAGCGAGGCCTCGTCGAAGGGATGCGACCAGGTCGTGTTCCTCGATGAGCAGCGCAACGTCGAGGAGCTCGGCGGGATGAACGTCGTGTTCGTGTTCAAGGACGGCCGTGTCGTCACGCCCGAGTCCGACAGCATCCTCGAGGGGATCACGCGCGACTCGCTGCTCCAGCTCGCCGAGGATCGCGGCTACACGGTCGAGAAGCGGCCGATCTCGATCGACGAGTGGCACGAGGGCGTGGCTTCCGGCGACATCGTCGAGGTGTTCGCCTGCGGCACGGCCGCAGTCGTGACGCCGATCGGCGCACTCGTCGGCGAAGGCTTCGATGAGCCGCAGCCGCTCGGCGAACTCGCGCTGTCGCTCCGCGAAGAACTCACCGACATCCAGTACGGCCGCCGCGAAGACAAGCACGGCTGGCTCCTGCGCCTCGACGCCTGA
- a CDS encoding 3-isopropylmalate dehydrogenase — MSRVVKLAVIPGDGIGPEVVAEAEKVLDAVTASSGVTFDKTRFSLGAARFLETGDTLTDDDLQAIAAHDAILLGAVGGTPGDPRLKDANIERGLLLKLRFTLDHYVNLRPSKLFAGAPGPLANPGAIDFVVVREGTEGPYVGNGGAIRKGTPQEVANETSVNTAFGVERVVRYAFDLAERRGKKVTLVHKTNVLVHAGAIWQRVVNEVAAEHPQVTVDYLHVDAATIFLVTDPARFDVIVTDNLFGDILTDLAGAVTGGIGLAASGNINPDGAFPSMFEPVHGSAPDIAGQQKADPTAAILSVALLLDHLGLGAEAARVSAAVESDIASRTGARSTAEIGSAITALL; from the coding sequence ATGTCGCGTGTCGTGAAGCTGGCCGTCATCCCCGGTGACGGAATCGGCCCAGAGGTCGTCGCCGAGGCGGAGAAGGTCCTCGATGCGGTCACCGCCTCCAGCGGAGTGACGTTCGACAAGACCCGCTTCTCGCTCGGCGCCGCTCGTTTCCTCGAGACCGGCGACACGCTGACGGACGACGACCTGCAGGCGATCGCGGCTCACGACGCGATCCTGCTGGGTGCCGTCGGCGGCACGCCGGGCGACCCCCGGCTCAAGGATGCGAACATCGAGCGCGGGCTGCTCCTGAAGCTGCGTTTCACGCTCGACCACTACGTGAACCTGCGCCCGTCGAAGCTGTTCGCGGGTGCTCCGGGACCGCTCGCGAATCCGGGCGCCATCGACTTCGTCGTCGTGCGTGAGGGCACCGAGGGTCCGTACGTCGGCAACGGGGGCGCGATCCGCAAGGGCACACCTCAGGAGGTCGCCAACGAGACCTCGGTGAACACGGCGTTCGGCGTCGAGCGCGTCGTGAGGTACGCCTTCGACCTCGCCGAGCGGCGCGGCAAGAAGGTCACACTCGTTCACAAGACCAACGTGCTCGTGCACGCCGGTGCCATCTGGCAGCGTGTCGTGAACGAGGTCGCTGCGGAGCATCCCCAGGTGACGGTCGACTACCTGCACGTCGACGCAGCGACGATCTTCCTCGTGACCGACCCCGCGCGCTTCGACGTGATCGTCACCGACAACCTGTTCGGCGACATCCTCACCGACCTCGCCGGCGCGGTCACCGGAGGCATCGGACTGGCCGCCTCGGGCAACATCAACCCCGATGGCGCGTTCCCGTCGATGTTCGAGCCGGTCCACGGATCCGCCCCCGACATCGCCGGCCAGCAGAAGGCCGACCCCACCGCGGCGATCCTCTCGGTGGCGCTGTTGCTCGACCATCTCGGGCTCGGCGCGGAGGCCGCTCGCGTGAGTGCCGCCGTGGAGTCCGACATCGCGTCCCGCACGGGGGCGCGCAGCACGGCGGAGATCGGCTCCGCGATCACTGCTCTGCTCTGA